CGACGATGCACACGGCAGCACCGTCGCTGCAGTCCTTCGCATCCGATGAAAACACCGGGAAGTGGTGCATTTTCCGCTCTGAGCATGAGATCGACCAGTCATGGACAACAATCAGAGCGCTTGCCGCGCAGGAGAAAATCCTCGTTGCAAAAGTATCGACGGCGATTGGCCGCCGTTACCACGATGGCCATGTCATCTGTATCTACACACGAAACTGGAATGATCATGCGGACCTCATGATCGTACGCGACGTCCTTCGCGCGGCTGGTTTCACGGAGGAACTTGGCTACAAGCGAGATATCGACACCATTCAACGCATCTATGGGACGGACGAATGGTATGTGAGAGCCTGAACACAGGGGCTAATTACCTCGGTTATGCCTGGCGACGTAGGCACTATCAACGGTTCTTGTTCACCATGTCTGCCACCGGAAACGAACTAACAGGCTTCTCGATATCCGAGGTAGCTTTTTGCGCTGGGCTCACTGACGAGGCAACGATCCACGTCGTGGCGGCACAAGTGTTGTCTCAAGGCCTCGTGAGTCTTGGTGAAGCCAGGCGATTTGCGCCCATCGTAAGTGTCTTCGCCAGCTTTTACGCATCGACTAATGATGATTTGAGCAAGACGGCGCGTCTTTGGATTATTGCGTCCCTATTAGGTCAAGTGCTCCGCAGGCGGGATGCCGCTGACATCCTCTCACTGCGTTTCGACCTTTGCAGAAGTGACATCTTCGACTGGAGGGCTCCAGCGCCCTTCAGTCATGTGAATCTACGCGAGGTCGCTCACTGTGTATTGGAGCGCATCGTGCGACTAGCTCGGGCCACCGAATGTGTCTCTGTGAACCCCGAAGTTATGGGCGGAATCCCGGTCTTCGCGGGGACGCGTCTACCTATCGACACCGTAGCGACCGCAAAATTCGCCGGCGCTAGCAATGAGGAAATTATCAGTACATACCCGCTTCTCACTCCGGATCTGATCGAAAAAGCTGTGATCTATCAAACAGCACATCCCCGCCGCAAACGGGCCCCAAGCTTAGGCGAACTGAATCCAACGTGGAAAGTACTTAGTTCGAAGACCGTGCGCGGTCCGATTGACGTGTAATTCCCGCCATGCGTCGTTTACGAAAAAGGGATTTGTCCAGGTTCGTACAGGACCGCGAAGCTATCGAAGCGTGGCTGCGCGCGGAAGTCGTGCCGGTGTGGGATGTACTTAAGGTCGATCCGTCCCGCGGTTAGAGCGGCGAGCAGGTCTGTGCGCGGGTCGCGCTAAGTTACAAGCCGCCGTCCTGGACGATGCACCCATACCTGCCAGTGCCGATCCGGACTAAGCCCAAAAGGGGCAGACATAAAAACCGTAAGCCTTCATTTTGCGAAGAAGAGCTTCTCTCGGCTTGTCGACGCCGCTGCCGCTGGGGAAGAGAT
This region of Cupriavidus sp. EM10 genomic DNA includes:
- a CDS encoding putative phosphothreonine lyase domain-containg protein; translation: MHTAAPSLQSFASDENTGKWCIFRSEHEIDQSWTTIRALAAQEKILVAKVSTAIGRRYHDGHVICIYTRNWNDHADLMIVRDVLRAAGFTEELGYKRDIDTIQRIYGTDEWYVRA
- a CDS encoding DUF433 domain-containing protein, yielding MSATGNELTGFSISEVAFCAGLTDEATIHVVAAQVLSQGLVSLGEARRFAPIVSVFASFYASTNDDLSKTARLWIIASLLGQVLRRRDAADILSLRFDLCRSDIFDWRAPAPFSHVNLREVAHCVLERIVRLARATECVSVNPEVMGGIPVFAGTRLPIDTVATAKFAGASNEEIISTYPLLTPDLIEKAVIYQTAHPRRKRAPSLGELNPTWKVLSSKTVRGPIDV